A window of the Anticarsia gemmatalis isolate Benzon Research Colony breed Stoneville strain chromosome W, ilAntGemm2 primary, whole genome shotgun sequence genome harbors these coding sequences:
- the LOC142985815 gene encoding uncharacterized protein LOC142985815 — protein MDAKQHDLFKRQEIIAEGIRKIGVNFGKDGPDRKTTSYVKVRLDNLQAQWNEFEMNNSVLQSAEDQTASYYTTKAYERVKAEYLHILQKLQAWPTYSASERDSDPIGNQGESSKNMGVLSRSDELKTQQSTNFRAFSRFTRNLNVADTNEKWDIEDKLKVLESRWKVIDEAHWKLDNLLVGSDVNYELEFSKYEETYESAKRELNRKLNQVIQQRDSAPKIDIPTFSGNYSQWPTFLDLYSAAIHNNPNFSKGKKMQHLKGKLKGEAERLVQHLSVCESNYDSCWEILHHRYNNRQLLFTKQMHTLMSQQTLQHQNAYELKRLHDTSLETVHGLRNLGIDTTTWDPILVHILVGKLDPQTFSDYMEARKNPRELPVFDEFIGFIEGKFTALESVVKKRSPTSSKPAHTTFSPLNKEGSAITSQKDAYNKYKRYSKANHISSNRNCPICKTNHILLSCKTFQEMSPEAKLKTMEQMDICKNCMYSHNGNKCNSVKRCRVCNNSHHTVLHDVTRDTTITRSSTGHRPSNTCDKQPHAHGNTNHVSGKYNEVMLSTVQLKVRAVNGEYTTLRCLLDQGSQLNLITESAVQRLGLPRRNLNSTVSGIGSSATQSNGTVELHCESRFGDYQFTTQALVMPKLLNNLPNYSFEKQDWPHIQNINLADPQYNLSRSIDILLDAGVYADIIMSNILRGHIHAPIAQQTKLGWILVGNTNTFNCHVVVNNNDFSRFWEMEELLSSSHNESLTVEEEYCESLYVNTTTRLEDGRYEVRIPMKTNFKQSLGQSKPQAIAQLKQLEKRLNRDVLFASNYKAFIYEYLSLQHMKPCTIPTAPSCFLPHHGVLKPDSTTTKLRVVFNASATTSSGSSLNELMCCGPNLQQDIQAMILRWRTFKYVYTADIEKFYRQIRIHEKDQHLQKIVWRNSISEPIQEYQLTTVTYGTKSAPYLAMRTVKQLIQDDGAFYPLAADILSNQLYMDDVLGGSHDLITAQKAQDEIMTLLRGGGFNLRWDTLLPLNLQQEWEHFRQEMTHIHAITVSRWIGNTLRPYELHGFCDASEKAFTSSAYKQGHGSDEYATKRYTLLDRLNGGSWVAM, from the exons ATGGACGCTAAACAACACGATCTCTTCAAGCGGCAGGAGATCATCGCAGAGGGCATCAGAAAGATTGGTGTAAACTTCGGAAAGGATGGCCCTGACCGCAAAACCACTTCCTACGTTAAGGTGAGACTAGACAATCTTCAGGCGCAATGGAATGAGTTTGAAATGAACAACAGCGTGCTACAGAGTGCGGAAGACCAGACAGCTAGCTACTACACTACAAAGGCTTACGAGCGGGTAAAGGCTGAATACTTACACATACTACAGAAGCTACAAGCCTGGCCCACTTACAGTGCTAGTGAGAGAGACTCGGACCCCATAGGCAATCAAGGTGAAAGCAGCAAGAATATGGGAGTCCTGTCAAGATCAGATGAGCTCAAAACTCAACAGTCCACCAACTTTAGAGCATTTTCTCGATTCACTCGCAACTTGAACGTCGCTGATACCAACGAGAAATGGGATATAGAAGATAAACTAAAGGTCCTTGAGTCCCGATGGAAGGTGATCGACGAAGCACATTGGAAACTCGATAACCTTCTCGTTGGCAGCGATGTCAACTACGAACTTGAGTTCTCCAAATATGAGGAAACGTACGAGTCAGCGAAACGTGAGCTTAACCGCAAACTTAACCAAGTTATACAGCAACGTGACAGCGCCCCAAAGATAGACATTCCAACTTTCTCTGGAAACTACTCACAATGGCCTACATTTCTCGACCTCTACTCTGCTGCTATTCACAACAACCCGAACTTCTCTAAAGGTAAAAAAATGCAGCATCTAAAAGGGAAACTGAAGGGCGAAGCTGAACGCTTAGTGCAGCATTTATCTGTGTGCGAAAGCAACTACGATTCTTGTTGGGAAATTCTCCACCATAGATACAACAATCGTCAATTGCTCTTCACGAAACAGATGCATACTTTAATGAGCCAACAGACGCTTCAACATCAAAACGCATACGAATTGAAACGCCTACACGATACCAGCCTCGAAACCGTGCATGGCCTACGCAACCTGGGCATAGACACTACGACATGGGACCCGATTTTGGTACATATCTTGGTAGGAAAACTCGATCCGCAAACCTTTTCCGACTACATGGAAGCGAGGAAAAATCCCAGAGAACTACCTGTCTTTGACGAATTCATTGGATTTATCGAAGGCAAGTTTACGGCGCTCGAATCTGTCGTGAAAAAAAGGAGCCCAACTAGCAGTAAACCAGCTCATACAACGTTTTCACCTCTAAACAAAGAAGGTTCAGCGATAACAAGCCAAAAGGATGCGTACAACAAATACAAACGCTACTCTAAGGCAAATCATATAAGCTCAAATCGCAACTGCCCAATTTGTAAAACGAATCACATTTTGCTCAGCTGCAAAACATTTCAAGAAATGTCACCCGAagcaaaattgaaaacaatggAACAAATGGACATTTGCAAAAATTGCATGTATTCGCATAACGGCAATAAATGCAACTCGGTAAAAAGATGTCGGGTGTGCAATAACTCGCATCATACTGTATTACACGACGTAACACGTGACACTACGATCACTAGGTCATCGACAGGTCACCGACCGAGCAATACTTGTGACAAACAACCGCACGCGCATGGAAATACCAACCACGTGTCGGGGAAATACAACGAAGTTATGTTATCGACGGTTCAACTGAAAGTGAGAGCCGTGAATGGAGAATACACAACACTGAGATGTCTTCTCGATCAAGGCTCCCAACTCAACCTAATAACAGAATCAGCTGTTCAACGACTTGGCTTACCGAGACGTAACCTTAACTCAACTGTGAGTGGAATCGGATCATCTGCAACTCAGAGCAACGGAACAGTTGAGTTACACTGTGAATCACGGTTCGGTGACTACCAGTTCACTACGCAGGCCTTAGTAATGCCCAAATTACTCAACAATTTACCCAACTACTCCTTCGAAAAACAAGATTGGCCCCACATTCAGAACATCAACTTGGCTGACCCACAGTACAACCTCTCTCGATCAATAGACATCTTGCTTGATGCTGGCGTATATGCCGATATAATCATGAGCAACATCCTTCGGGGCCACATACATGCGCCTATCGCACAACAGACTAAACTAGGCTGGATATTAGTTGGAAACACAAATACATTCAACTGTCATGTAGTAGTGAACAACAACGATTTTTCTCGATTTTGGGAAATGGAGGAGCTACTATCGTCTTCCCACAACGAGTCCCTAACTGTCGAAGAAGAATACTGCGAGTCTCTTTATGTAAACACCACCACAAGACTTGAAGATGGGAGATATGAGGTCCGCATTCCCATGAAAACTAACTTCAAACAGAGCCTGGGACAATCGAAACCTCAAGCTATCGCTCAACTCAAGCAATTGGAAAAACGATTAAACAGGGATGTCCTCTTCGCGTCTAATTACAAGGCCTTCATTTATGAGTACTTATCTCTACAACATATGAAACCATGTACGATTCCCACAGCGCCGAGTTGCTTTTTACCTCATCACGGTGTGCTAAAGCCTGACTCAACTACTACAAAACTACGCGTGGTCTTTAACGCATCGGCAACGACTAGTTCGGGATCGAGCTTAAATGAACTAATGTGTTGTGGACCCAACTTACAACAAGATATACAGGCTATGATTCTACGATGGAGGACGTTTAAGTACGTATACACTGCCGACATAGAGAAGTTTTATCGTCAAATACGCATCCATGAAAAGGAccaacatttacaaaaaatcgTGTGGCGAAACTCTATCAGTGAGCCGATACAAGAGTATCAACTAACTACAGTGACATATGGCACAAAGTCAGCCCCATATTTGGCCATGCGAACGGTTAAGCAATTGATCCAGGACGACGGCGCGTTTTATCCTTTAGCGGCAGACATCCTCTCCAATCAATTGTACATGGATGACGTATTAGGAGGCAGCCACGACCTGATAACAGCTCAAAAGGCTCAAGACGAAATTATGACTTTGTTAAGAGGCGGCGGATTCAACCTGC GTTGGGACACTTTGTTACCATTAAATTTACAACAAGAATGGGAACATTTTCGACAAGAGATGACGCACATCCATGCTATCACAGTGTCGCGATGGATCGGAAACACGCTTCGACCCTATGAATTACATGGCTTTTGTGATGCGTCAGAAAAGGC TTTTACTAGCTCGGCTTATAAACAAGGTCATGGAAGCGATGAGTACGCCACCAAGCGCTATACATTGTTGGACAGACTCAATGGTGGTTCTTGGGTGGCGATGTGA